A DNA window from Desulfobacterales bacterium contains the following coding sequences:
- a CDS encoding cytidine/deoxycytidylate deaminase family protein — protein sequence MPEGRTRPSWETYFMEITTLVAKRSTCRRRAVGAIIVKDKRILSTGYNGAPTGTRHCIDIGCLREELNIASGQRHELCRAIHAEQNAIIQAAYHGVSVKGATLFCTHLPCAICAKMIINAGIKKIFYQSGYADEMSIGLLAEAGVELIQLNVPEKQEA from the coding sequence ATGCCGGAGGGACGGACACGGCCGTCTTGGGAGACGTATTTTATGGAGATCACCACACTTGTGGCCAAACGCTCCACCTGTCGTCGTCGCGCCGTGGGCGCAATTATCGTAAAAGACAAACGAATTTTGAGCACCGGCTACAATGGAGCACCCACCGGCACCCGCCACTGCATTGATATCGGATGTCTGCGCGAAGAGCTGAATATCGCCTCGGGCCAGCGTCACGAGCTTTGCCGTGCCATCCATGCCGAGCAGAACGCCATCATTCAAGCAGCCTACCATGGGGTGAGTGTCAAGGGCGCCACGCTTTTTTGCACCCATTTGCCCTGTGCGATATGCGCCAAGATGATCATCAACGCGGGGATCAAAAAAATATTTTATCAATCCGGGTACGCGGATGAAATGTCGATCGGGTTGCTGGCGGAAGCGGGGGTTGAATTGATTCAACTGAACGTGCCGGAAAAACAGGAGGCCTAA
- the glyA gene encoding serine hydroxymethyltransferase: MKGDGISAGSISLTNYNTIKARSVNSNLSIIEKVDPAVARAIADETERQETTLELIASENIASPAVMAAQGGIMTNKYAEGYPGKRYYGGCENVDVAETLAIERAQKLFHAEYTNVQPHSGSQANMAVYFALLEPGDVVLGMNLSHGGHLTHGSPVSFSGRLFKFVHYGVNPDTGIIDYEALAALAKQHRPRMIVAGASAYPRILEFEAFGRIARSVDAFLMVDMAHIAGLVAAELHPSPVPMADVVTSTTHKTLRGPRGGLILSKTAYGEKLGKQIFPGIQGGPLMHVIAAKAVAFQEALLDSFRVYQQQVLKNAKALAGHLMAAGIDLVSGGTDNHLMLANLTRLKISGKDAEIVLHRAGITVNKNSIPGEKLSPFVTSGIRIGTPAITTRGMKEPEMADISGFIMDVLTHPEDTARIVGVREKVRALCAAFPLYA, encoded by the coding sequence ATGAAGGGGGACGGCATCAGCGCCGGCTCGATAAGTTTAACCAACTATAACACCATAAAGGCGAGAAGCGTGAACTCGAATTTATCCATAATTGAAAAAGTTGACCCTGCGGTTGCCAGGGCCATTGCGGATGAGACCGAAAGGCAGGAAACGACGCTGGAGCTGATCGCGTCGGAGAATATCGCCAGTCCCGCAGTCATGGCGGCTCAGGGCGGCATTATGACCAATAAATATGCCGAGGGTTATCCGGGGAAAAGATATTACGGCGGCTGTGAAAACGTGGATGTGGCGGAAACATTGGCCATCGAGCGTGCGCAGAAACTATTCCATGCCGAATATACCAATGTGCAGCCCCATTCCGGCTCTCAGGCTAACATGGCGGTCTATTTTGCCCTTCTGGAGCCGGGAGATGTGGTGCTGGGAATGAATCTTTCCCACGGCGGCCATCTGACGCACGGCAGTCCGGTCAGTTTTTCGGGGCGGCTGTTTAAGTTCGTGCATTACGGCGTCAATCCCGACACCGGTATCATTGATTATGAGGCGCTTGCCGCCTTAGCAAAGCAGCACCGGCCCCGCATGATTGTTGCCGGTGCGAGCGCATACCCTCGAATTCTCGAATTTGAGGCGTTCGGACGCATTGCGCGTTCCGTGGACGCTTTTCTGATGGTGGACATGGCCCATATCGCGGGGCTGGTGGCGGCAGAGCTGCATCCTTCGCCGGTACCCATGGCCGATGTCGTGACCTCCACCACGCACAAAACCCTGCGGGGACCTCGGGGCGGGTTGATTTTGTCCAAAACCGCGTATGGAGAAAAACTCGGGAAACAGATTTTCCCGGGCATTCAAGGGGGGCCGCTCATGCATGTAATTGCCGCCAAAGCGGTGGCGTTTCAGGAAGCCCTTTTGGATTCCTTTCGGGTTTATCAGCAGCAGGTGTTGAAAAACGCGAAAGCCCTGGCCGGCCACTTGATGGCGGCAGGAATTGATCTTGTGTCCGGCGGGACGGATAACCATCTAATGCTGGCGAATTTGACCCGCCTGAAGATTAGCGGAAAAGATGCAGAGATCGTGCTGCATCGGGCCGGCATTACGGTGAATAAAAATTCGATACCCGGAGAAAAACTCAGCCCCTTTGTGACCAGCGGCATTCGCATCGGTACGCCGGCGATTACCACACGCGGCATGAAGGAACCGGAAATGGCCGATATTTCAGGCTTTATTATGGACGTTTTAACGCATCCCGAAGATACGGCGCGCATTGTTGGCGTGAGAGAAAAGGTGCGAGCGCTTTGCGCCGCATTTCCGTTATATGCGTAA
- a CDS encoding acyl-CoA dehydrogenase family protein, whose translation MSGRTPGTQASLQGLNAQSLQMVLDTVKDLKKRLLTKENILEYDKTETFPEKTIRRMLKPDVGLQLLFIPEAYGGVGAGTRDCCKVIREVSKICLGISTGVFAIQLGADPLLVGGTEEQKAKWLGMIADGKALVAYAVTEPEAGSNLAALTTQANPVVNDAGEITGYKVNGSKIFISNGGYADFITLLADTPEGPTFFVVEKGTPGFEQAKGEEKHGIRASNTSPLYFSDVFVPVENIVGGVPGKGLQQANKVFGYTRLMVGAMGLGAADKALEIVIAYAKERIQFGGPLSEKQGYTHKLVVPNAVRIEAGSAHLDEIGTRLDSGEYDLQVEGSINKYFCTEAANKAADDAVQALGGYGYICEYEVEKIRRDAKITTIYEGTSEIQQNIISTFRWKNTRKTKGAFYREIGDEMLALETELGNGGYRFCGLAAHALNATIDLAHHHRLTREQYLMFQLADMMTYVEVGAALARKAARLTRAGDAAAEKFAAMSRIFARETAQLITKNAMGILLGTDAIDEATIAEFKAAVSLDALVSCQQGSLADMNLVADKLFARK comes from the coding sequence ATGTCAGGAAGGACGCCGGGAACGCAGGCTTCATTGCAGGGGTTGAATGCGCAATCGCTGCAGATGGTTTTGGATACGGTTAAAGATCTGAAAAAACGATTGTTGACCAAAGAAAATATCCTGGAGTACGACAAAACGGAAACATTTCCGGAAAAAACGATCCGGCGCATGTTGAAACCGGATGTGGGGTTGCAACTCTTGTTTATTCCCGAGGCCTACGGCGGGGTTGGCGCCGGGACGAGGGATTGCTGTAAGGTGATTCGGGAAGTATCTAAAATATGCCTCGGCATCTCCACGGGGGTCTTTGCCATTCAGCTAGGCGCGGATCCGCTTCTTGTGGGGGGTACCGAAGAACAAAAGGCCAAATGGCTCGGCATGATCGCCGATGGAAAAGCGCTGGTGGCCTATGCCGTGACTGAGCCGGAAGCTGGCAGCAACCTGGCGGCGTTAACGACCCAGGCCAACCCCGTGGTAAATGATGCCGGCGAGATCACCGGATATAAAGTGAACGGAAGCAAAATTTTCATTTCCAACGGCGGGTACGCCGATTTTATCACGCTGCTGGCCGACACACCGGAAGGCCCCACCTTTTTTGTTGTTGAAAAGGGAACGCCTGGTTTTGAACAGGCCAAGGGCGAGGAAAAGCATGGTATCCGGGCATCCAACACCTCCCCGCTTTACTTCAGCGATGTGTTCGTGCCGGTGGAAAACATTGTCGGCGGTGTGCCGGGCAAGGGGCTTCAGCAGGCCAACAAGGTCTTCGGCTATACGCGATTGATGGTGGGCGCCATGGGCCTGGGCGCTGCGGATAAAGCCCTTGAGATTGTGATTGCGTATGCAAAGGAGCGGATTCAGTTCGGTGGTCCCCTATCCGAAAAGCAGGGGTATACGCATAAACTGGTTGTTCCCAATGCAGTGCGCATCGAAGCCGGCTCCGCGCATCTGGATGAGATCGGCACCCGGTTGGACAGCGGGGAATACGATCTTCAGGTGGAAGGCTCCATCAACAAATATTTTTGTACCGAGGCAGCCAATAAAGCCGCCGACGATGCGGTGCAGGCACTGGGCGGATACGGCTACATCTGTGAATATGAGGTGGAAAAGATTCGCAGGGATGCCAAGATCACTACAATCTACGAAGGCACGAGCGAAATTCAGCAAAACATCATCAGCACCTTTCGGTGGAAAAACACGCGAAAAACCAAAGGTGCTTTTTACCGGGAAATCGGTGATGAAATGCTGGCGCTTGAAACGGAGTTGGGCAACGGCGGCTACCGGTTCTGCGGACTGGCGGCGCATGCGCTCAATGCCACCATCGATCTTGCGCACCATCACCGGCTCACCCGTGAGCAGTATCTCATGTTCCAGTTGGCGGATATGATGACCTATGTCGAAGTGGGGGCTGCGCTGGCCAGAAAAGCGGCTCGACTCACCCGCGCCGGGGATGCTGCGGCGGAAAAGTTTGCGGCCATGTCGCGAATTTTTGCGCGGGAAACTGCTCAGTTGATAACCAAAAATGCCATGGGAATACTGCTCGGAACGGATGCCATTGATGAGGCGACTATCGCCGAATTTAAAGCGGCGGTTTCTTTGGATGCCCTGGTATCATGCCAGCAGGGCAGTTTGGCGGATATGAACCTGGTGGCGGATAAATTATTTGCGAGGAAATGA
- a CDS encoding bifunctional 3,4-dihydroxy-2-butanone-4-phosphate synthase/GTP cyclohydrolase II: MPTISIEQAIKDIRDGKMVILTDDEDRENEGDLTMAADAVTPEAINFMAKYGRGLICLSMTGEKCDSLDLPLMVYNNQSQFQTGFTVSIEARCGVTTGISAADRARTIQAAVADNAKPTDLVRPGHIFPLRAKKGGVIVRTGQTEGSVDLARLAGRKPAGVICEIMDEDGTMARMPALEKFSEEHGIGICTIADLIEYRMRTESFVHKAAETTIPTSIAGEFRCIVYENDVDDLLQIALIKGEISPDKPVLVRVHSECLTGDIFGSLRCDCRGQLHKAMKMVEEEGAGIVLYVRQEGRGIGLVNKIKAYALQDKGLDTVEANEKLGFGGDLRNYGIGAQILAELGVRKMRLMTNNPKKMVGLEGYGIKVVEQVPIEIEPNQYNKCYLECKKLKMGHLLNVDTVP; the protein is encoded by the coding sequence ATGCCGACAATTTCAATTGAACAAGCGATTAAAGACATTCGGGACGGCAAGATGGTCATCCTGACCGACGATGAAGACCGCGAAAACGAAGGCGATCTAACCATGGCGGCCGACGCCGTAACGCCCGAAGCAATCAATTTCATGGCAAAGTACGGCCGGGGACTGATTTGCCTTTCCATGACCGGTGAAAAGTGTGATTCGCTGGACTTGCCACTCATGGTGTATAACAATCAGTCGCAATTCCAGACCGGATTTACCGTGTCCATCGAGGCGCGATGTGGGGTTACCACCGGGATTTCAGCGGCGGATCGAGCGCGAACCATTCAGGCGGCAGTGGCCGATAACGCAAAACCCACTGATTTGGTGCGGCCGGGGCATATTTTTCCGCTTCGGGCCAAAAAGGGCGGCGTGATTGTGCGAACCGGTCAAACCGAAGGGTCCGTGGATCTGGCCCGACTGGCCGGTAGAAAGCCTGCGGGCGTGATTTGCGAGATCATGGATGAGGACGGCACCATGGCCAGAATGCCGGCACTTGAAAAATTTAGCGAGGAACACGGCATCGGCATTTGCACCATCGCTGATTTGATCGAATACAGAATGCGCACTGAAAGCTTTGTGCATAAAGCCGCCGAAACCACCATTCCCACCTCCATTGCCGGGGAATTCAGGTGCATTGTTTATGAAAACGATGTGGACGATTTGCTTCAGATTGCGCTGATCAAGGGGGAGATTTCACCGGATAAGCCGGTACTGGTCCGAGTGCATTCCGAATGTCTGACCGGTGATATTTTTGGTTCCCTGCGCTGCGATTGCCGGGGACAGCTTCACAAGGCCATGAAAATGGTCGAAGAAGAGGGCGCCGGAATCGTGCTCTATGTCCGTCAGGAAGGCCGCGGGATAGGGCTCGTGAATAAGATCAAGGCCTATGCCCTTCAGGATAAGGGGCTTGATACGGTGGAAGCCAATGAGAAGCTCGGGTTTGGCGGTGATTTGAGAAACTACGGCATTGGCGCCCAAATTCTGGCGGAACTCGGGGTCCGAAAAATGCGGCTGATGACCAACAACCCGAAGAAAATGGTGGGGTTGGAAGGCTATGGCATTAAGGTGGTGGAGCAGGTGCCCATCGAAATCGAACCCAATCAATACAACAAATGCTATCTGGAATGCAAAAAGCTGAAGATGGGGCATTTGTTGAATGTGGATACGGTTCCGTGA
- the nrdR gene encoding transcriptional regulator NrdR: MKCPFCGELDNKVIDSRLSKDGNVIRRRRECLVCERRFTTYEHIEEIPIMIVKKDGRREVFSREKVRSGMQRACEKRNISMNVIEESIDELERDLRETGKKEISSSMLGEWVMEALHKMDDVAYVRFASVYREFKDVNDFVEELKSLLSVGKSSTIDAK, encoded by the coding sequence ATGAAATGCCCATTTTGTGGAGAGCTTGATAACAAGGTCATTGATTCCAGGCTGAGCAAGGACGGAAATGTGATTCGTCGAAGACGGGAATGCCTTGTATGTGAAAGACGGTTCACCACTTATGAGCATATCGAGGAAATCCCCATCATGATTGTCAAAAAGGACGGGCGCAGGGAGGTCTTTTCCCGGGAAAAGGTGCGCTCGGGCATGCAGCGGGCCTGTGAAAAGCGAAACATCAGCATGAACGTGATCGAAGAGAGCATTGATGAGTTGGAGCGTGATCTGCGGGAAACCGGAAAAAAGGAAATTTCTTCGAGCATGCTCGGTGAATGGGTGATGGAAGCGCTTCACAAAATGGATGATGTGGCCTATGTCCGATTTGCCTCGGTTTATCGGGAATTTAAGGATGTGAACGATTTCGTGGAAGAACTCAAGAGTCTGCTCAGCGTGGGAAAGAGCTCGACGATAGACGCAAAATGA
- the ribD gene encoding bifunctional diaminohydroxyphosphoribosylaminopyrimidine deaminase/5-amino-6-(5-phosphoribosylamino)uracil reductase RibD gives MMTDNDYMAMALALAEKGTGYVSPNPLVGAVVVKDGVVVGKGYHEAVGKAHAEVNALNDAGEKAVGATLYVTLEPCNHTGRTPPCTEKILRSGIKKVVVAMSDPNPRVTGGGIERLRAEGIEVITGVCEARAAKLNESFTKFILTGLPFVVLKCAATLDGRIATRTGDAHWVTGPASREFVHRLRHALDGILVGIGTVRADDPSLTTRLENGTGRDPVRIILDSKLSLSETANVLRLKSDSDTIIVCGSEAPDEKVDRLTRQNGVRVLKAPLKENRIDLVALMPLLGGLGMTSLLVEGGARVLASALAAKVADKIMFFYAPKILGGDDGVPICCGPGPEKMADCVSVQNLEVHRFGEDVMLEGYVYGNN, from the coding sequence ATGATGACGGATAACGACTACATGGCCATGGCGCTGGCGCTCGCCGAAAAAGGGACCGGGTATGTGTCCCCCAACCCCCTGGTGGGTGCAGTTGTCGTTAAAGACGGGGTTGTGGTCGGAAAGGGATATCACGAGGCGGTCGGAAAAGCCCACGCCGAAGTGAATGCGTTAAACGATGCCGGGGAAAAAGCCGTTGGCGCGACGCTCTATGTGACCCTTGAGCCCTGCAATCATACGGGCAGAACCCCGCCGTGTACCGAGAAAATACTAAGGTCCGGGATTAAAAAGGTCGTGGTGGCCATGAGCGATCCGAACCCCCGCGTGACCGGCGGCGGCATCGAACGGCTGCGGGCCGAAGGCATCGAGGTGATAACGGGGGTGTGTGAAGCCCGCGCAGCAAAGCTCAATGAAAGTTTCACCAAGTTCATTCTTACCGGGCTACCGTTTGTGGTGTTAAAATGCGCGGCCACGCTGGATGGCCGAATTGCCACCCGCACTGGGGACGCCCACTGGGTCACCGGGCCGGCTTCCCGGGAGTTTGTACACCGGTTACGCCATGCGCTGGACGGCATTTTAGTGGGTATCGGCACGGTACGGGCCGATGATCCCAGCCTGACAACGCGACTTGAAAACGGAACGGGCCGTGATCCGGTGCGGATTATTCTGGATTCAAAACTGAGTCTGTCGGAAACGGCGAATGTGTTGCGGCTTAAATCCGATTCTGATACTATTATTGTCTGCGGTTCTGAGGCACCGGACGAAAAAGTGGACCGACTCACGCGGCAAAACGGGGTGCGGGTGCTTAAAGCGCCTCTGAAAGAAAACCGAATTGATTTGGTCGCTCTGATGCCGCTTCTGGGCGGGTTGGGCATGACGAGCCTGCTGGTGGAAGGCGGGGCTCGGGTGCTGGCGTCGGCGCTTGCGGCGAAGGTTGCCGATAAGATCATGTTTTTCTACGCCCCTAAAATTTTGGGGGGTGACGACGGGGTTCCGATATGCTGCGGGCCGGGGCCGGAAAAAATGGCAGATTGCGTATCGGTGCAAAACCTGGAAGTTCACCGTTTCGGTGAGGATGTGATGCTGGAAGGCTATGTTTACGGGAATAATTGA
- a CDS encoding riboflavin synthase → MFTGIIEGMGSVAGIRPSGQGKRFAVNAGFSLADSRIGDSIAVNGACLTAIVIDGSRFEADVSPETLSKTVFGGIRIGDRVNLERALRLSDRIDGHLVSGHVDGVGALQSRRTLGNAVLIRVSVPPALGRYMIQKGSVAVDGISLTINACGDDFFEISIIPHTAMLTTIGFKKPGDPVNIETDMIGKYVERFMRGKPAGGIDRQFLATSGFL, encoded by the coding sequence ATGTTTACGGGAATAATTGAAGGCATGGGCTCCGTGGCGGGGATTCGGCCGTCCGGCCAGGGCAAGCGGTTTGCCGTTAATGCGGGTTTTTCGCTGGCCGATAGCCGTATCGGGGACAGCATTGCCGTTAATGGGGCCTGCCTGACAGCCATTGTGATAGACGGAAGCCGGTTTGAAGCGGATGTGTCCCCTGAAACGCTGTCCAAAACCGTTTTCGGCGGAATTCGAATCGGCGACCGGGTGAATCTGGAGCGAGCGCTTCGGTTATCCGATCGGATCGACGGGCACCTGGTCTCGGGACATGTGGATGGGGTGGGCGCCCTTCAAAGCCGCCGGACATTGGGGAACGCCGTTTTGATTCGAGTATCCGTGCCACCGGCCTTGGGCCGGTATATGATTCAGAAGGGGTCTGTGGCCGTGGACGGCATCAGCCTGACCATTAATGCCTGTGGCGATGATTTTTTTGAAATCAGCATTATTCCGCATACCGCCATGCTCACGACCATTGGATTTAAAAAACCGGGGGACCCGGTGAATATCGAAACCGATATGATCGGTAAATATGTGGAACGATTTATGCGGGGAAAACCCGCCGGGGGCATCGATAGGCAGTTTCTTGCAACATCGGGTTTTCTTTGA
- the ribE gene encoding 6,7-dimethyl-8-ribityllumazine synthase, whose protein sequence is MPNVYEGGYLASGKKFAIVVSRFNDFITEKLVGGAIDALVRCGGKDEDIDIVKVPGAFEIPLIAKKMVEKKKYNAVICLGAVIRGATPHFDYVASEVTKGIAVVSLESSTPVIFGIVTTDTIEQAIERAGTKAGNKGWSAAMSAVEMANVVDAINRV, encoded by the coding sequence ATGCCGAACGTATATGAAGGGGGATATCTTGCCTCGGGCAAGAAGTTTGCGATCGTGGTGAGCCGTTTTAACGATTTCATCACCGAAAAACTGGTGGGGGGCGCCATCGACGCCCTGGTTCGTTGCGGCGGAAAAGATGAGGACATCGATATTGTAAAGGTGCCGGGAGCCTTTGAAATTCCGCTTATCGCAAAGAAAATGGTGGAAAAGAAAAAATATAATGCCGTTATTTGCCTGGGCGCGGTCATTCGGGGCGCGACGCCTCATTTCGACTATGTGGCCTCAGAGGTTACCAAGGGAATCGCTGTGGTCAGTCTCGAGTCCAGCACCCCGGTTATCTTCGGTATCGTTACCACCGATACCATTGAGCAGGCGATTGAGCGGGCCGGCACCAAAGCGGGCAACAAGGGATGGAGTGCCGCCATGAGTGCCGTGGAGATGGCCAATGTGGTGGACGCCATTAACCGGGTGTGA
- the fabG gene encoding 3-oxoacyl-[acyl-carrier-protein] reductase, protein MSDQTKRTVVVTGGSRGIGRAICRELAGDGVFIYFNYFNPGDPEGEKAAAAETEKIVMDFGATAYSESVDVTSGAALAAFFKKVVEGTGRIDVLVNNAGITRDSLIARMKEDVWDSVIDINLKGVFRCTQLAAKVMMSQRCGSIVNIASISGVLGTAGQANYAASKAGVIALTKVSARELAGRNVTVNAVAPGFIITDMTAVLSDKVKDAYIEQIPLKRGGTPEDIAKAVAFLVSESAAYITGQVLHVNGGMYM, encoded by the coding sequence ATGAGCGATCAGACAAAACGGACCGTAGTCGTCACCGGCGGCTCCAGAGGGATTGGGCGGGCCATTTGCAGGGAATTGGCCGGCGATGGCGTTTTCATTTACTTCAATTATTTTAACCCCGGGGACCCGGAAGGCGAAAAAGCGGCCGCCGCCGAAACGGAAAAAATCGTGATGGATTTCGGCGCAACGGCTTACAGCGAAAGTGTGGATGTGACTTCCGGCGCGGCCCTGGCGGCTTTTTTTAAGAAGGTGGTGGAGGGTACCGGCCGCATCGATGTGTTGGTGAACAATGCCGGCATTACTCGGGATAGTCTAATAGCCCGAATGAAAGAAGATGTCTGGGACAGTGTCATCGACATTAACCTCAAGGGGGTTTTTCGCTGTACGCAACTGGCCGCAAAAGTCATGATGTCTCAGCGTTGCGGCAGCATCGTCAACATTGCCTCCATCAGCGGCGTCCTCGGCACGGCCGGGCAGGCCAATTATGCGGCATCCAAGGCCGGCGTGATTGCCTTGACGAAAGTTTCAGCCCGGGAGCTGGCAGGTCGAAATGTGACGGTCAACGCTGTGGCGCCGGGGTTTATTATAACCGATATGACGGCGGTGCTTTCGGATAAAGTCAAAGATGCCTATATCGAACAAATTCCGTTGAAACGGGGCGGCACGCCGGAAGATATCGCCAAGGCGGTGGCGTTTCTCGTTTCCGAGAGCGCGGCTTACATTACCGGTCAGGTGCTTCATGTCAACGGTGGTATGTATATGTAA
- the rpmF gene encoding 50S ribosomal protein L32 — MAVPKRKKSKSKRDMRRTHQKTDAPNVSTCPQCGEAKLPHHACKECGEYKGRTVIETKED; from the coding sequence ATGGCGGTACCAAAGAGAAAGAAATCCAAGTCGAAGCGGGACATGCGGCGAACGCACCAGAAAACGGACGCCCCAAATGTTTCCACATGCCCCCAGTGCGGCGAGGCCAAGCTGCCGCATCATGCCTGCAAGGAGTGTGGTGAATATAAAGGAAGAACTGTAATAGAAACCAAAGAGGACTAG
- the fabF gene encoding beta-ketoacyl-ACP synthase II gives MGFFKVHGIIARAFRALYEEVCLDRRVVITGVGLVTPLGIGTEETWSALCAGKSGIAEVTRFNASAFDTKIAGEVKNFDPADFLSKKEARRTQLFICYAIAATRMALDDSKFVIDERNANRVGVLTGCGLGGLAMMEDSLRTLDTKGPNRVSPFFIPMMIGNMAPGMVSIQFGAKGPNASIATACAAGTHAVGDAYKLVKYGVADAMITGGVESVITQTCFAGFNAMKALSTRNDEPQKASRPFDRDRDGFVVGEGAGILIIEPLDSARERGAKIYAEIIGYGMSGDGHHISAPAPGGEGMARCMQAALDDAGIGYRDVDYINAHGTSTQLNDYYETQAIKTVYKDRAKIVPVSSTKSMTGHLLGGAGGVEAVFSALAIDRGILPPTINLDNPDDDCDLDYVPKVARKAEVKTVMSNSFGFGGTNACLVLRKVTD, from the coding sequence ATGGGATTTTTTAAAGTCCATGGAATCATCGCAAGGGCTTTCCGGGCACTGTATGAGGAGGTCTGTTTGGACAGGCGGGTGGTTATTACCGGTGTCGGACTCGTGACGCCGTTGGGAATTGGGACTGAGGAAACTTGGTCGGCGCTGTGCGCCGGAAAATCGGGAATTGCCGAAGTGACGAGGTTTAATGCTTCCGCGTTTGACACCAAGATCGCCGGAGAGGTCAAAAATTTCGACCCGGCTGATTTTCTTTCGAAAAAGGAGGCACGGCGAACGCAGTTGTTCATCTGTTACGCCATTGCCGCCACCCGAATGGCGCTTGATGATTCAAAATTTGTGATCGATGAGCGAAATGCGAACCGGGTCGGCGTCTTGACGGGCTGCGGGCTCGGTGGACTGGCGATGATGGAAGACAGCCTTCGCACGCTCGACACCAAAGGGCCGAATCGCGTATCGCCGTTTTTTATTCCCATGATGATCGGCAACATGGCGCCGGGAATGGTATCCATTCAATTCGGCGCCAAAGGACCCAATGCGTCGATTGCAACGGCATGTGCCGCCGGCACGCACGCAGTGGGGGATGCCTATAAATTGGTGAAATACGGTGTGGCCGATGCCATGATCACCGGCGGGGTGGAGTCCGTGATCACGCAGACTTGTTTTGCAGGGTTTAATGCAATGAAAGCCCTCTCCACCCGGAACGATGAGCCGCAAAAGGCCTCAAGACCTTTTGACCGGGATCGGGACGGATTTGTGGTGGGCGAAGGCGCTGGCATTTTGATTATCGAACCCCTCGATAGCGCCCGGGAACGGGGTGCCAAAATTTATGCGGAGATTATCGGTTACGGCATGAGCGGGGACGGGCACCACATCTCAGCACCCGCGCCGGGCGGCGAAGGCATGGCTCGTTGTATGCAAGCCGCGCTGGATGACGCGGGGATTGGCTACAGGGATGTAGACTATATCAATGCTCACGGCACCTCCACGCAGCTCAACGATTATTATGAAACGCAGGCGATTAAAACCGTATATAAGGACAGGGCCAAGATCGTCCCCGTCAGTTCCACCAAATCCATGACCGGGCATCTGTTGGGCGGCGCCGGCGGGGTTGAAGCCGTTTTTTCCGCGCTTGCCATTGATCGGGGGATTCTGCCGCCGACCATTAATCTGGATAACCCCGATGATGACTGCGATCTGGATTATGTGCCCAAGGTGGCCCGAAAGGCGGAGGTGAAAACCGTTATGAGCAATTCCTTCGGATTTGGCGGCACCAACGCCTGTCTGGTGCTTCGAAAAGTGACGGATTGA
- the acpP gene encoding acyl carrier protein, which produces MSVEDKVKKIIAEKLSVDLEEVVPEASFVDDLGADSLDLVELIMSMEEEFDIEISDEKAEQMVTVKDAIDYVLANS; this is translated from the coding sequence ATGTCCGTTGAGGATAAAGTAAAAAAAATAATTGCCGAAAAGCTGAGTGTCGATCTGGAAGAAGTTGTGCCCGAAGCTTCCTTTGTGGATGATTTGGGGGCTGATTCTTTGGATCTGGTGGAGCTGATCATGTCCATGGAAGAAGAATTCGACATTGAAATTTCTGACGAAAAAGCGGAGCAAATGGTAACGGTCAAAGACGCGATCGATTACGTATTGGCTAATTCATAA
- the rpiB gene encoding ribose 5-phosphate isomerase B produces MENKETAIVIGCDHAAIALKEQIKAYLVSRGMTVHDIGTYSEASVDYTDFGIQLAQLISSGEFSRGILLCGTGIGMSMVANRFSNVRAALCNDLFSARMSRQHNDANVLVMGARVIGDILAMEILNIWLETPYEGGRHQRRLDKFNQL; encoded by the coding sequence ATGGAAAATAAGGAAACGGCCATTGTTATCGGATGTGATCATGCGGCCATTGCGTTAAAGGAGCAAATTAAAGCCTATTTAGTATCCCGCGGAATGACGGTTCACGATATCGGCACGTACTCGGAGGCCTCTGTGGATTATACGGATTTCGGTATTCAGCTGGCCCAATTGATTTCATCGGGTGAATTTAGTCGGGGGATTTTGCTTTGCGGCACCGGCATCGGCATGTCCATGGTCGCAAACCGGTTTTCAAATGTGCGTGCCGCGTTATGCAACGATCTGTTTTCGGCCCGAATGAGCCGGCAGCATAATGATGCCAATGTGCTGGTCATGGGCGCCCGGGTCATCGGGGATATACTGGCGATGGAAATTTTGAATATTTGGCTGGAGACGCCCTATGAAGGGGGACGGCATCAGCGCCGGCTCGATAAGTTTAACCAACTATAA